The Rosa rugosa chromosome 1, drRosRugo1.1, whole genome shotgun sequence genomic sequence AGCAAGGGCCTTAGCTGCAGCTGCCACGGAGTTGGGAAGACTTCTCAGAAAGGAAGATTTTGGTAGAATGAAGGTTGTTGCTTGCATTAGCTGATTTTTGTGCACTACTTTCGGTTTCTTGATAACAATATTTATGTAATGTTCTTTGTTTCCAAAATATCCTAAACTCTACCCATTGCCTCCTAAACTTACTGTGTATGAATTGGCTTTCTGATTATGTTAGATTGTACTTGACCTCCAGTTGTTTCCTAACTCTTACGTGATCGGGCAATTCAATGTTGGCTTCATTGTTGGAACTAATCCCTTCATAAATAATTTAACCTGCAGCCGAGCATTATGGGACAAGAGATCAGTCAAGAAGTCAATGGTGATGCACAGATTGCAAGGTATGATTCCTGACAATTCTTAAAGTTCTTTACGTTTGCCAGAATTTTGGTTGCAGTCACTTTACATTAATGCACTCTTTTGTCTTTCTCGTTAATTTTTAACAGGACTCAGGAGTTATGTGTTCAAAATTATGGGAGGCTGTGACAAGAAATTGTTTCCTTTGAAGCAAGGAGTGTTAACCCCAGGGTGTGTTCGCCTTTTGCTCCATGGGGGTATGTTACAATCTAAAAGTTTTTgtgggggagggagagagagagagagagagagagagagagagagagagagagagagagagagagagagagagagagagagagagagagagagagagagagagagagagagagaggcaattgATTTTAGGATGTTGGTTTTCTGTTTTAGTACTAACTGCTTTGATTTTTCTTGACCATTGTTTGATTTTGCCATTGATTTGTGCATATTATTTTAGGAGTCTCATGCTTCCAAGGACATGGAAGGAGGAATAGTGAGCGAAGAAGGAATAGTGGGTTTTGACTTGTTAATTCACTTAATGAAATAAAGTATTAAGGTGCTAGTTTTGATCTACTATCTGAGCATTGAACTTTACTTATTGTTGAGTTTTGCTTTTGTAGGTTTGCTTACATGTAGAGTGAGTTGCAGACTTAGATGGTGTACTGAGTTACCTTAGGCCTGCAAACCAGTGTGGTAACTTTACTGACCATAGACTCATTTTGTAGGTTGGTTAATGATAGCTAAACTAGGAGAACTAACCAGAATACTTTTATCATGCTTATATTGTGTACATATTTTTACTTGTCAGGTGGAAATCACAGCAGCAACCATGCTACCATGTGGGGTGATGTGATAATGTACtaatgtatatgtagatatatgggTTGTCGCTACCATGTCTCTAAATGCAGGTAGTTAACTTTATTCTCTTATATTTTTGAAGTaacatattttcttttgcttttcacTTTTATCATATGGGTTAGAAAtcacaatatatataaatgtgAAGTTAAAAAAGCATCATGTTATGATTGATTGTATTTAATCAGATTAGAT encodes the following:
- the LOC133718496 gene encoding uncharacterized protein LOC133718496 isoform X1 — translated: MYLSSLCICHSLFRMICFPCLQTITLRRLRCNTAATLELSQAEHEERKARALAAAATELGRLLRKEDFGRMKIVLDLQLFPNSYVIGQFNVGFIVGTNPFINNLTCSRALWDKRSVKKSMVMHRLQGLRSYVFKIMGGCDKKLFPLKQGVLTPGCVRLLLHGGVSCFQGHGRRNSERRRNSGF
- the LOC133718496 gene encoding uncharacterized protein LOC133718496 isoform X2: MICFPCLQTITLRRLRCNTAATLELSQAEHEERKARALAAAATELGRLLRKEDFGRMKIVLDLQLFPNSYVIGQFNVGFIVGTNPFINNLTCSRALWDKRSVKKSMVMHRLQGLRSYVFKIMGGCDKKLFPLKQGVLTPGCVRLLLHGGVSCFQGHGRRNSERRRNSGF
- the LOC133718496 gene encoding uncharacterized protein LOC133718496 isoform X3 → MEFIFLATSRCNTAATLELSQAEHEERKARALAAAATELGRLLRKEDFGRMKIVLDLQLFPNSYVIGQFNVGFIVGTNPFINNLTCSRALWDKRSVKKSMVMHRLQGLRSYVFKIMGGCDKKLFPLKQGVLTPGCVRLLLHGGVSCFQGHGRRNSERRRNSGF